TGGGCGGCGATTCACGGTTACCGGCATCCGGTGCTCGACGCGGCGGTCACCGATCAGCTCGGCCGGATGAGCCACGTGATGTTCGGCGGGCTGACCCACGCGCCCGCCGTGGAGTTGGCCCGCACCCTGGTCGAGCTGACTCCGGACGGGTTGGAGCACGTGTTCCTGGCCGACTCCGGCTCGGTGAGCGTCGAGGTCGCGGTCAAGATGTGCCTGCAATACCAGCGCGCCGTCGGCCGGCCGCACCGCCACCGGCTGGGCACCTGGCGGGGCGGCTATCACGGCGACACCTTCCACCCGATGAGTGTCTGCGATCCCGAGGGCGGGATGCACCACCTCTGGCGGGACGTGCTGCCCCGGCAGGTCTTCGCCCCGATGCCACCGGCCGACTACGGGTCCACCTCCGATCCGGCGTACGAGGCGGCGCTGGTCGAGGCGGTCGAGCGGCACGCCGACGAACTGGCGGCGGTGATCGTCGAGCCGGTCGTGCAGGGAGCCGGCGGGATGCGCTTTCACCATCCGCACTATCTGCGGGTGCTGCGCGAGGTGACCCGGGCCCACGACGTGCTGCTGATCTTCGACGAGATCGCCACCGGGTTCGGCCGTACCGGGACGATGTTCGCCGCCGAGCACGCCGGGGTGACGCCGGACGTGCTCTGCGTCGGCAAGGCCCTCACCGGTGGCTACCTGACCCTGGCCGCCGCACTCTGCACGGCGGAGATCGCCCGGGGCATCCGGTCGGGCGGCGTGTTGGCGCATGGCCCGACGTTCATGGGCAATCCGCTCGCCTGCGCGGTCGCCAACGCCTCGCTGGGGCTGCTGCGGGACGGGACGTGGGCGACCCAGGTGTCGAGGCTCCAGCGGGGGCTGCGGGCCGGCCTGGAGCCGCTACGAACGCTGCCAGGCGTGGTGGACGTGCGGGTCCTCGGCGGGATCGGCGTGGTGCAGCTCGATCACCAGGTGGACGTCGCAGCGGCCACGGCCGCCGCGGTGGCCCAGGGGGTGTGGCTGCGCCCGTTCCGGGATCTGGTCTACACGATGCCGCCGTACGTCACCGACGACGCCGACCTGGCGCTGATCGCGGCCGGAGTCGCGGCGGCGGTCACGGCGGGCTGAGTAGTCAGCCAACTTTCTCGCCCTGAATTGAGTAGCCGAACAGCGCAAGTTAAGCACAAGAGAAAGGCACTGGCGGAATGGAGAGCTTCGGCGCCCGATTGCATCGGGCCGTCAGCGAGCGGGGGCCGCTCTGCGTCGGGATCGACCCGCATCCCGGACTGTTGGCTCGCTGGGGCCTTGCCGACGATGTCGAGGGGTTGAGCCGGTTTTCCCGGACCGTCGTGGACGCCCTCGGTGACCGGGTTGCGGTGGTCAAGCCCCAGTCGGCGTTCTTCGAGCGATTCGGGTCCCAAGGGCTGGCGGTACTTGAGTCAACTATCCGACAGTTACGAGAACGGGGCTCGCTCGTTCTGCTCGACGTCAAGCGCGGCGACATCGGATCGACGGTCCGCGCGTACGCCTCGGCGTACCTTGACCCATCCAGCTCCATGTATGTCGACGCGATCACCGCAAGCCCTTTCCTGGGGGTCGGATCGCTCGCTCCGATGTTCGAACTGGCCGCCGAACACGGCGGCGGAGTTTTCGTTCTGGCGCTCACCTCCAACCCCGAGGGCGCCTCGGTCCAGCGGGCCCGAACCGCCGACGGACGCAGCGTCGCGCAGCTGGTGATCGACGAGGTTTCCCAGCTCAACGCGGGTGCGCAGCCACTTGGAAGCATCGGATTGGTGGTCGGTGCGACGGTCGGTGAGACCGGTTGTGACCTGTCGGCGGTGAACGGTCCACTGCTCGCGCCGGGCCTCGGAGCACAGGGCGGCACGGCGGCGGATCTGCGGATCGTTTTCGGTCCGGCACTGCCCTCGGTGCTGCCGTCGTACTCCCGCGAGGTGCTCGGCGCGGGGCCGGACCCGGCGGCCCTGCGGGCCGCAGCGGACCGCGCGGTGGCCGACTGCCGGACCGCCCTGGCGATGTCATGACTGACTGACGGGTCGGTCACTTTGTGGTGATGGCCGCGCGCCCACGTTGCCGAAAGCTCCGTTGACCGCTAGTTTTCCCCGCGCTGGGAACCCCTTGGTTCACAGCGACACCACGTTTCACAGATGCGGCGGAGCGTCCCGCCCGTCGCGATAGGGACCTGAGGAGAACTGGTGCCGCTCCCGTCACTGACCCCTGAGCAGCGCGCAGCCGCGCTGGAGAAGGCCGCGGAGATCCGCAAAGCCCGTGCCGAGCTGAAGGAGCAGCTCAAGCAGGGCAAGACCACCCTCGCTGCTGTACTTGAGCGGGCCGAGTCCGACGACGTCGTCGGCAAGCTCAAGGTGTCGGCCGTGCTTCAGGCGATGCCTGGCATCGGCAAGATCCGGGCCACCCAGATCATGGAGAAGCTCAAGATCGCCGACAGCCGTCGCCTGCGTGGCCTCGGCGAGCAGCAGCGCAAGGCCCTGCTTGGGGAGTTCGCTGCCAACTGAGCACGGCTGCGTGTAGAAACAAGCAGTGAGCTTGGATGACGAGGCGCGCCCGGCGACTCGGCTCACTGTCCTGGCCAGCCCATCCGGTGCCGGCAGGGAGAGTGTCGTCGAGTTGGTCCGGGCGCGTTCTCCGTCAGTGTGGACGCCGGTCACGCTCACCACCCGGCCGCGCCGGGAGGGCGAGCTGGACGGCGTCCAGCGACACTTCGTCGCGCCGGCGGAGTTCGACCGCCGGATGGCCGCCGGTGAACTGCTGGAGTGGAGCCGGTTCGGGGCCTACCGCCGGGGCATCGAGATCGCCCCGCTGCGCCGTCGGGTCGCCGCCGGGCAGCCGGTCCTCCTCCCGTTGGACCTCGACGGGGCGCTACTGGTCCGGGCCGCGTGGCCCGAGGCGCGACTCGTGCTACTCCATCCGTCCGGATCGCTTCCGGGCGGGACCGCGACGGTGGCCTTCGACCGTTGCCTGTCCTACGACCGAACCGAGCGCGTTGTGGATGAGCTGGTAGGATTTATCGGTTCTTCCTTCCTGGCTCCGGCCTGGCCGCGTTCGCGCGGTTGAGCGCCGGCACCGCGGTAACGCGGTCCGTGCGAGAGACGCAGAGGTTTTATCCGTGGGATCCATCGCCAACCCCGAAGGCATCACCAACCCGCCGATCGACGAGCTCCTGGAGAAGACGACGTCGAAGTACGCGCTCGTCATCTTCGCCGCCAAGCGTGCGCGTCAGGTAAACGCCTACTACAGCCAGCTCGGCGAGGGCCTGCTGGAGTACGTCGGCCCGCTGGTCGAGACCACTCCCCAGGAGAAGCCGCTCTCCATCGCGATGCGCGAGATCAACGCGGGACTACTCACCGCCGAGCCGACCGACCAGCCGTAACCTCCGGGCCCCGATGAGCGCCCGGATCATCCTCGGCGTCGGTGGCGGGATCGCTGCCTACAAGGCGTGCGAGCTGCTGCGCCTGTTCACCGAGTCAGGCCATTCGGTACGGGTCGTGCCGACCGCCGCCGCGCTGCGGTTCGTCGGCGCACCGACCTGGGCGGCGCTCTCCGGCCAGCCGGTCGCCGAGGACGTCTGGTCCGACGTGCACGAGGTGCCGCACGTGCGGCTGGGGCAGCAGGCCGACCTGGTGGTGGTCGCGCCCGCCACCGCCGACCTGCTGGCCAAGGCCGCCCAGGGCCTCGCTGACGACCTGCTCACCAACACGCTGCTCACCGCCCGCTGTCCGGTGCTGCTGGCACCGGCCATGCACACCGAGATGTGGGAGCACCCGGCGACCGTGGCCAACGTCGCCACGTTGCGGTCCCGGGGTGTGCGGGTGATCGAGCCCGCGACGGGCCGGCTCACCGGCGCCGACACCGGGAAGGGCCGACTGCCCGACCCGGCGGAGATCTTCGCGGTGGCCCGGCGGACGTTGGCCCGCGGTGCCGGCGCACCGGCCGACCTGACCGGCCGGCACGTGGTGGTCACCGCCGGTGGCACCCGGGAACCGCTGGACCCGGTGCGGTTCCTCGGTAACCGCTCCTCCGGCAAGCAGGGCTACGCGTTCGCCCGTTCCGCCGTCGCTCGTGGTGCCCGGGTCACGTTGATCTCGGCGAACGTGGCGTTGCCCGATCCGGCCGGGGCGGATCTGATTCGGGTGGGCAGCACCGCCGAACTGCGCGAGGCGACGCTGAAGGCGGCGGTGGACGCCGACGTGGTGGTGATGGCGGCGGCTCCGGCCGATTTCCGCCCGGCGACGTACTCACCTGGCAAAATCAAGAAGTCGGACGACGACGCGGCGCCCAGGATCGACCTCGTGACCAACCCGGACATCGCCGCCGAGTTGGGCCAGCGCCGTCGACCGGGGCAGGTGCTCGTGGTGTTCGCCGCCGAAACCGGCGACGCGGAGGCAAACGGGCGGGCCAAGCTCAACCGCAAACGGGCCGATCTCATCGTGATCAACGAGGTCGGCCTGAACAAGGTCTTCGGCGCGGACACCAACGCGGCCACTGTCATCGATGTGGACGGTGCGGTCACCCGGCTGCCCGAACGCGCCAAGGAGGAGTTGGCCGACGGCGTGTGGGACTTGGTGGTCGCCCGATTGGCGGACGCGGCCTCCTGACCGCGGGACCGGTGGACAACTGTCGACCACTACTGACGGCGGGTGATTACACTGCCGCAGAACGACATCCAATTATTTAGGAGTGCCGTGACACGCCGCCTCTTCACGTCCGAATCGGTCACGGAAGGCCACCCGGACAAGATTGCCGACCAGATCAGTGACGGCATCCTTGACGCCCTGCTCAGCCAGGACCCGCACAGTCGGGTGGCCGTCGAGACACTGATCACCACAGGTCAGGTCCACGTTGCCGGCGAGGTGACCACCAAGGCGTACGCCGACATCCCGACGATCGTCCGGGAGACCATCCTCGGCATCGGCTACGACTCGTCGAAGAAGGGCTTCGACGGCGCGTCGTGCGGCGTCAGCGTCTCGATCGGCTCCCAGTCGCCGGACATCGCCCAGGGCGTCGACAACGCATTCGAGCTGCGGACCGGCGCGTCCGAGAGCGCTCTGGACGCGCAGGGCGCCGGTGACCAGGGCATGATGTTCGGCTTCGCCTGCTCGGAGACGCCCGAGTTGATGCCGCTGCCGATCGCGCTGGCGCACCGGTTGGCCCGCCGGTTGGCGGCGGTCCGCAAGGACGGCACCGTCCCGTACCTGCGGCCCGACGGCAAGACCCAGGTCACCATCGAGTACGACGGACTGCGGCCGGTGCGACTCAACACGGTCGTCGTCTCCAGCCAGCACGCCGCGGACATCTCGCTGGACTCGCTGCTCACGCCGGACGTGCGCGACCACGTCATCGCGCCCGAGCTGGAGAGCCTCGGCCTGGACACCGAGGGGTACCGGCTGCTGGTCAACCCGACCGGCCGGTTCGAGATCGGCGGCCCGATGGGTGACGCCGGCCTGACCGGCCGCAAGATCATCGTGGACACCTACGGGGGCTACGCCCGGCACGGTGGTGGCGCCTTCTCCGGCAAGGACCCGTCGAAGGTCGACCGGTCCGCCGCGTACGCCATGCGGTGGGTGGCCAAGAACGTGGTCGCCGCCGGCCTGGCCGAGCGCTGCGAGGTGCAGGTCGCGTACGCGATCGGCAAGGCGCACCCGGTAAGCCTCTTCATCGAGACGTTCGGCACCGAGACCGTGCCCGTCACCTCGATCGAGAAGGCGGTCAACGAGATCTTCGACCTGCGTCCGGCCGCCATCATCCGGGACCTGCACCTGCTGCGTCCGATCTACGCGCAGACCGCCGCGTACGGCCACTTCGGCCGCGAGCTGGCGGAACTGAGCTGGGAGAACACCGACCGGGCCGCCGACCTCAAGTCGGCCGCGGGAGCCTGACCGGCAAACGGCGAGACGACCGGCGGCCCGCGGACGGGTCGCCGGTCGCTCGTGTCTGCGTCGATGTGCCGCTGGCCCACCTGGATCGCCCGTTCGACTATCTGGTCCCGCAGACGCTGGCGGCCGACGCGCTGCCCGGCGTGCGGGTGAAGGTGCGCTTCGCCGGCCAGCTCGTCGACGGCTGGCTGCTGGAACGCGCCGAGCGTTCCGACCATCCCCGGCTGGCGTACCTGGAGAAGGTGGTCTCGCCGGTGCCGGTGCTCTCGCCCGAGGTGGCCGGGCTGGCCCGGGCCGTCGCCGACCGGTACGCCGGCAGCCTGGCCGACGTCCTGCGCCTCGCCGTCCCGCCCCGGCACGCCCGGGTGGAGAAGGAGCTGATCGCCCAGGCCCCGGCGGCCGAAGCGCCGGAAACCGGCGACGCAGCAGCTGCCGGCAGCGTGCCGGAGCCGGGCGGGTGGCGGGACTATCCGGCCGGGCCGGCGCTACTGCGTGCGCTCGCCGAAGGCCGCGCGCCCCGGGCTGTGTGGTCGGCGTTGCCGGGGGAGGACTGGGCGGCCCGCTACGCCGATGTGGTCGCCGCCACCGTGGCCGCCGGCCGGGGCGCGCTCGTGGTGGTCGCCGACGGGCGGGACCTGGACCGCCTCGACGCGGCGCTGACCGCGACACTCGGCCCGGATCGGCACGTCTGCCTCTCCGCCGCGCTCGGGCCGGCGCGGCGCTACCGTGCCTTCCTCACCGCCCGTCGATCCGCCGCACCGGTGGTGATCGGCACCCGGGCGGCCATGTTCGCCCCGGTGGCCCGGCTGGGACTGGTGGCCATCTGGGACGACGGTGACGACCTGCACGCCGAGCCCCGGGCCCCGTACCCGCACGCCCGGGACGTGCTGCTCACCCGGGCCCGGCTCGAAGCGGCCGGGGCGCTGGTCGGCGGCTACACCCGCACCGCCGAGGCGCAGCTGCTGGTGGAGACGGGGTGGGCCCGCGAGGTGGTCGCGGACCGGGCGGTGCTGCGCTCGCGTACGCCCGCTGTCGCGCCGACCGGCGACGATCCGCAGTTGGCCCGGGACCCGGCGGCGGCCACCGCCCGACTGCCCAGCCTGGCCTGGACCGCCGCCCGCGAGGCGTTGCGGGCGGAGCTGCCGGTCCTGGTCCAGGTGCCCCGGCGCGGCTACCTGCCCTCGGTGGCCTGCGCCGAGTGCCGTGCCCCGGCCCGCTGCCCGCACTGCGCCGGTCCACTGGCGTTGCCGTCGGCCGGCGGGGCGCCGGCCTGCCGCTGGTGTGGCCGGGTCGCCGCCGCGTACGCCTGCCCGCATTGCGGCGGGCGGCGGCTGCGCGCCTCGGTCGTCGGTGCCCGGCGCACCGCCGAGGAGTTGGGCCGGGCCTTTCCCGATGTGCCGGTACGCACCTCCGGGCGGGACGAGGTGCTGGCCGCGGTGCCCAGCGGTGCCGGCCTGGTGATCGCCACCCCGGGGGCCGAACCGGTCGCGGCCGGCGGCTACGGTGCCGTGCTGCTGCTGGACACCTGGGCCCTGCTCACCCGCGCCGACCTGCGTGCCGGCGAGGAGGCGCTGCGGCGCTGGACGGCCGCCGCCGCGTTGGCCCGACCGGCTGCCGCCGGTGGCCGGGTGGTCGTGGTGGCCGACGGCGCACTCGCGCCGGTGCAGGCGCTGCTGCGCTGGGACGCGCCCTGGTTCGCCGCGCGGGAGCTGGCTGAGCGGCGGGAGTTGGGTTTCCCGCCGGCGGTGCGGATGGCAAGTGTCACCGGCCTGCCCGCGGCCGTGGCCGACCTGCTGGCCCAGGCGCGGCTGCCCGACGGGGCGGAACTGCTCGGCCCGGTACCGGCCGACGGTGAGCGGGAGCGGATGCTGGTACGGGTGCCCCGGGCCCGGGCGGCGGCGCTGGCCGAGGCGTTGCACGTGGCGGCGGGGGTGCGCAGCGCCCGCAAGGCGGCGGATCCGGTCCGCCTCCAGATCGACCCGCTCGCGCTCTTCTGACCGGCCGTCGCCACGGGTGGCGATCGGGGCGGCCACCGGTGAGGGTGGTAGCATCGCCCGTCATGCCGACGACGGCGGGACCACGTCGGTCCGGCGCGATAACGATCTTAATCAGCCGGTGATCAGGGGTGTACCAGTCGTGACCGTTCGTCAGTCCATCGTCTTCAACGGTGACCTCGGCAGCGGCAAGAGCACCGTCTCGGTGGTGATTGCCGAGCGGCTCGGGCTGCGCCGGGTCAGCGTCGGCGATCTCTACCGGCAGATGGCCCAGGAGCGGCAGATGACCGCGCTCCAGCTGAACCTGCACGCCGAGCTGGACCAGGCCGTCGACGGCTACGTGGACCAACTCCAGCGGGACATCGCCGCCTCCGGCGAGAGCCTGGTCATGGATTCCCGGCTGGCCTGGCACTTCTTCACCGACGCGCTCAAGGTGCACATGATCACCGAGCCGGGTGAGGCGGCCCGGCGGGTGTTGTTGCGCCCCTCGGGCCCGGCCGAGAGCTACACCTCGCTGGAGGAGGCGAAGGCCCGGCTGCGGGAGCGCAGCGAGAGCGAGCGCGGCCGGTTCCTGGTCCGCTACGGCGTGGACAAGGCGCGACTGCGCAACTACGACCTGATCTGCGACACCACCCGGGCCTCGGCCGACGAGGTGGTCGAGCGGATCATCGACGCGTACGAGGGCCGCCTCGCCCCCGACGTGCTGCGCGGCGCGCCGCCGCTGCTGCTGCTCGACCCGGCCCGGGTCTACCCGACCGAGGACGTCGCGGGGCTGCGCGGGCTCTGGGACTCGTCCGTCTCCGACGAGGTCGCGACGGCCGGCGAGACCGGCCTGGAGCCGCTGGAGATCGGCTACACCGGCGAGTACTTCTTCGTGGTCAACGGGCACCGTCGGCTCAGCGCCGCCCTGCGTAACGGGTTCCGGCTGGTGCCCGGCCGGCTGGTCGCCGAGGTCGACGAGCCGGTGGTCGGCGACATCAGCGCCATCGACTACTTCGCCGCGCAGGCCCGGCCCAGCCTGATCCACGACTGGGAGGCCGCCCACGAGATCCGCCTGCCGCTGCCGGAGCACGCCCTGCTCGCCGGCGACGCGGTGTTGGCCGGGGAGACGGGCAGCGCCGGCTGAGCACGCGCGGGCATGATGGAGCCTTCGGCGCAACGGGGAGGCCATCATGGACGCCGTCGAGGCATTCGCATCGCTCATGTCGCCCGCGGGGCGCATCGACCCGTACCCGGCGTACGAGCGGCTACGGGCCCACGGTCCGGTGGTCCAGGCCGGCCCGGACCTCTACGCGGTCACCGGTTACGCGGAGATCGACGAACTCCTCCGGGACGCCCGGATCCGGGTGCTCGACGATCAGCTCCGCGACGACGTCCTGCCGGAGTGGCGGAACAGTCCCGCCGTGTCGTCGATCGCCCGGTCGATGCTGCGTACCAACCCGCCCGACCACAGCCGGATGCGGCGGTTGGCCGCCGGAGCGTTCACCCCGCGCCGGATCGGGGCCATGCGCGAGGTGGTGGCGGCGCAGGCCGGCGAGCTGATCGAGACGATGGCGGCGGCCGGCCGAAACGGGACACCTGTCGACTTCATGGCCGAGTTCGCCTACCCGCTACCGGTCGGGGTGATCTGTGCGCTGCTCGGCGTGCCGACCGCCGACCGCCCGCTGTTCCGCCGCTGGGCGGCCGACCTCACCGGCGTCCTGGAGCCGGAGATCACCCCGGCCGAACTGGCGGTGGCGGACGCGGGTGCCACGCAACTGCGTGACTACTTCACCGAGCTGGTGGCCGCCCGCCGTCGGCGTCCGGCCGACGACCTGACCACCGCGCTGGTGCAGGCGTACGACGCCGATGACCGGCTCTCCGGCGAGGAACTGCTGGCCAACCTGGTGATCCTGCTTGTCGCCGGCTTCGAGACCACCACCAACCTGCTCGGCAACGGCCTGGCGGTGCTGCTGGCGCATCCGGGGGCTGCCGAGGGGCTGCGCCGGCATCCGGAGCACGCCCCGGCCTACGTCGACGAGCTGTTGCGCTACGACTCGCCGGTGCAGCTGACCACCCGCACCAGCGGCGCGGCGGTCCGGATCGGCGGCGTCGAGCTGCCCGCCGGCAGTTGGCTCCTGCTGCTGTTCGGCGCGGCCAACCGGGACCCCCGGCGCTATCCGGAGCCCGACCGCTTCGACCCGTGGCGGGCCCTGCTGAACCCGCTCTCCTTCGGCGCGGGGCCGCACTACTGCCTCGGTGCCGGGCTGGCCCGGCTGGAGGCGCAGGTCGCCTTCCCGCTGCTGCTGCGCCGGCTGCCCGAGCTGGCCCCGGCCGGTGCGTCCCGACGCCGGATCCGGTTGACCCTGCGGGGCTACGACGTCCTGCCGATCACCGTGGGTGAGCCGGCGCCGGCCGCCGATCATGGTGCGCCGGCCGGGACGGTCCCGGGCACTCCGTAGACTGGTACGGCACTCGCCGTTCCACCGTAAGGAGCCAATCCGCGTGACCGTCCAGCCCATCCGTCTGTTCGGGGATCCGGTGCTGCGCACGCCGGCCGATCCGGTGGTCGATTTCGACGCCGAGCTGCGCAAGCTCATCACCGACCTGACCGACACCATGCGTGAGCAGAACGGGGCCGGCCTCGCCGCGCCGCAGCTCGGCGTGGGCCTGCGGGTGTTCACGTTCCACGTCGACGACGTGCTCG
This DNA window, taken from Micromonospora sp. FIMYZ51, encodes the following:
- a CDS encoding AAA family ATPase, which translates into the protein MTVRQSIVFNGDLGSGKSTVSVVIAERLGLRRVSVGDLYRQMAQERQMTALQLNLHAELDQAVDGYVDQLQRDIAASGESLVMDSRLAWHFFTDALKVHMITEPGEAARRVLLRPSGPAESYTSLEEAKARLRERSESERGRFLVRYGVDKARLRNYDLICDTTRASADEVVERIIDAYEGRLAPDVLRGAPPLLLLDPARVYPTEDVAGLRGLWDSSVSDEVATAGETGLEPLEIGYTGEYFFVVNGHRRLSAALRNGFRLVPGRLVAEVDEPVVGDISAIDYFAAQARPSLIHDWEAAHEIRLPLPEHALLAGDAVLAGETGSAG
- the coaBC gene encoding bifunctional phosphopantothenoylcysteine decarboxylase/phosphopantothenate--cysteine ligase CoaBC — translated: MSARIILGVGGGIAAYKACELLRLFTESGHSVRVVPTAAALRFVGAPTWAALSGQPVAEDVWSDVHEVPHVRLGQQADLVVVAPATADLLAKAAQGLADDLLTNTLLTARCPVLLAPAMHTEMWEHPATVANVATLRSRGVRVIEPATGRLTGADTGKGRLPDPAEIFAVARRTLARGAGAPADLTGRHVVVTAGGTREPLDPVRFLGNRSSGKQGYAFARSAVARGARVTLISANVALPDPAGADLIRVGSTAELREATLKAAVDADVVVMAAAPADFRPATYSPGKIKKSDDDAAPRIDLVTNPDIAAELGQRRRPGQVLVVFAAETGDAEANGRAKLNRKRADLIVINEVGLNKVFGADTNAATVIDVDGAVTRLPERAKEELADGVWDLVVARLADAAS
- the mihF gene encoding integration host factor, actinobacterial type — protein: MPLPSLTPEQRAAALEKAAEIRKARAELKEQLKQGKTTLAAVLERAESDDVVGKLKVSAVLQAMPGIGKIRATQIMEKLKIADSRRLRGLGEQQRKALLGEFAAN
- a CDS encoding adenosylmethionine--8-amino-7-oxononanoate transaminase encodes the protein MRAEEILAADAAHVWHPYAALPPAVPPYVVESAEGVRLRLADGRELVDGMSSWWAAIHGYRHPVLDAAVTDQLGRMSHVMFGGLTHAPAVELARTLVELTPDGLEHVFLADSGSVSVEVAVKMCLQYQRAVGRPHRHRLGTWRGGYHGDTFHPMSVCDPEGGMHHLWRDVLPRQVFAPMPPADYGSTSDPAYEAALVEAVERHADELAAVIVEPVVQGAGGMRFHHPHYLRVLREVTRAHDVLLIFDEIATGFGRTGTMFAAEHAGVTPDVLCVGKALTGGYLTLAAALCTAEIARGIRSGGVLAHGPTFMGNPLACAVANASLGLLRDGTWATQVSRLQRGLRAGLEPLRTLPGVVDVRVLGGIGVVQLDHQVDVAAATAAAVAQGVWLRPFRDLVYTMPPYVTDDADLALIAAGVAAAVTAG
- a CDS encoding guanylate kinase, with product MSLDDEARPATRLTVLASPSGAGRESVVELVRARSPSVWTPVTLTTRPRREGELDGVQRHFVAPAEFDRRMAAGELLEWSRFGAYRRGIEIAPLRRRVAAGQPVLLPLDLDGALLVRAAWPEARLVLLHPSGSLPGGTATVAFDRCLSYDRTERVVDELVGFIGSSFLAPAWPRSRG
- the pyrF gene encoding orotidine-5'-phosphate decarboxylase, with the translated sequence MESFGARLHRAVSERGPLCVGIDPHPGLLARWGLADDVEGLSRFSRTVVDALGDRVAVVKPQSAFFERFGSQGLAVLESTIRQLRERGSLVLLDVKRGDIGSTVRAYASAYLDPSSSMYVDAITASPFLGVGSLAPMFELAAEHGGGVFVLALTSNPEGASVQRARTADGRSVAQLVIDEVSQLNAGAQPLGSIGLVVGATVGETGCDLSAVNGPLLAPGLGAQGGTAADLRIVFGPALPSVLPSYSREVLGAGPDPAALRAAADRAVADCRTALAMS
- the rpoZ gene encoding DNA-directed RNA polymerase subunit omega; the protein is MGSIANPEGITNPPIDELLEKTTSKYALVIFAAKRARQVNAYYSQLGEGLLEYVGPLVETTPQEKPLSIAMREINAGLLTAEPTDQP
- a CDS encoding cytochrome P450, with protein sequence MDAVEAFASLMSPAGRIDPYPAYERLRAHGPVVQAGPDLYAVTGYAEIDELLRDARIRVLDDQLRDDVLPEWRNSPAVSSIARSMLRTNPPDHSRMRRLAAGAFTPRRIGAMREVVAAQAGELIETMAAAGRNGTPVDFMAEFAYPLPVGVICALLGVPTADRPLFRRWAADLTGVLEPEITPAELAVADAGATQLRDYFTELVAARRRRPADDLTTALVQAYDADDRLSGEELLANLVILLVAGFETTTNLLGNGLAVLLAHPGAAEGLRRHPEHAPAYVDELLRYDSPVQLTTRTSGAAVRIGGVELPAGSWLLLLFGAANRDPRRYPEPDRFDPWRALLNPLSFGAGPHYCLGAGLARLEAQVAFPLLLRRLPELAPAGASRRRIRLTLRGYDVLPITVGEPAPAADHGAPAGTVPGTP
- a CDS encoding primosomal protein N'; amino-acid sequence: MPLAHLDRPFDYLVPQTLAADALPGVRVKVRFAGQLVDGWLLERAERSDHPRLAYLEKVVSPVPVLSPEVAGLARAVADRYAGSLADVLRLAVPPRHARVEKELIAQAPAAEAPETGDAAAAGSVPEPGGWRDYPAGPALLRALAEGRAPRAVWSALPGEDWAARYADVVAATVAAGRGALVVVADGRDLDRLDAALTATLGPDRHVCLSAALGPARRYRAFLTARRSAAPVVIGTRAAMFAPVARLGLVAIWDDGDDLHAEPRAPYPHARDVLLTRARLEAAGALVGGYTRTAEAQLLVETGWAREVVADRAVLRSRTPAVAPTGDDPQLARDPAAATARLPSLAWTAAREALRAELPVLVQVPRRGYLPSVACAECRAPARCPHCAGPLALPSAGGAPACRWCGRVAAAYACPHCGGRRLRASVVGARRTAEELGRAFPDVPVRTSGRDEVLAAVPSGAGLVIATPGAEPVAAGGYGAVLLLDTWALLTRADLRAGEEALRRWTAAAALARPAAAGGRVVVVADGALAPVQALLRWDAPWFAARELAERRELGFPPAVRMASVTGLPAAVADLLAQARLPDGAELLGPVPADGERERMLVRVPRARAAALAEALHVAAGVRSARKAADPVRLQIDPLALF
- the metK gene encoding methionine adenosyltransferase; translation: MTRRLFTSESVTEGHPDKIADQISDGILDALLSQDPHSRVAVETLITTGQVHVAGEVTTKAYADIPTIVRETILGIGYDSSKKGFDGASCGVSVSIGSQSPDIAQGVDNAFELRTGASESALDAQGAGDQGMMFGFACSETPELMPLPIALAHRLARRLAAVRKDGTVPYLRPDGKTQVTIEYDGLRPVRLNTVVVSSQHAADISLDSLLTPDVRDHVIAPELESLGLDTEGYRLLVNPTGRFEIGGPMGDAGLTGRKIIVDTYGGYARHGGGAFSGKDPSKVDRSAAYAMRWVAKNVVAAGLAERCEVQVAYAIGKAHPVSLFIETFGTETVPVTSIEKAVNEIFDLRPAAIIRDLHLLRPIYAQTAAYGHFGRELAELSWENTDRAADLKSAAGA